The Thermococcus sp. genome has a segment encoding these proteins:
- a CDS encoding NTP transferase domain-containing protein: MSYPIVILAGGKSSRMGKEKPVLRVGGKPMLLRVYGEASAIGETIIALSRNTPKTRELCLREGVPFVETSGSGYVEDVRWLLREFGPFVSVSADLPFVKASDIGSIAKAFEGRVSLTGVLPLERVPVDVKPVVYRDYAIVGLNAVGDEGEKFFELSNPLLALNVNTPEDLKLAERIARLVGR, from the coding sequence ATGAGCTATCCAATAGTCATCCTCGCCGGTGGAAAGTCGAGCCGAATGGGAAAGGAAAAGCCCGTCCTAAGGGTCGGAGGAAAGCCGATGCTCCTCAGGGTTTATGGGGAAGCTTCAGCAATAGGAGAAACAATCATAGCTCTCTCAAGGAACACGCCGAAGACGAGGGAGCTGTGCCTCAGGGAAGGAGTTCCCTTCGTTGAAACGTCGGGAAGTGGCTACGTTGAGGATGTGAGGTGGCTTCTCCGGGAGTTCGGGCCCTTTGTGAGCGTCTCAGCCGATCTGCCCTTCGTTAAGGCCTCCGACATCGGTTCAATCGCGAAAGCCTTCGAGGGGAGGGTAAGCTTAACCGGCGTTCTCCCGCTGGAGAGAGTTCCGGTGGATGTGAAGCCTGTAGTTTACAGGGACTACGCGATAGTGGGATTAAACGCGGTTGGGGACGAAGGGGAGAAGTTTTTCGAGCTGAGCAACCCGCTTTTGGCTTTAAACGTGAACACGCCGGAGGATTTAAAGCTCGCGGAGAGGATAGCGAGGCTGGTGGGAAGATGA